The genomic segment CATCAACGAtgatctgtaaaataaaaattaaaaagaaataaatatgttCTTTGGggcctttttgttttcagttgccATATCGTTTTCTATTCTCTCTGTAAAGCGTGTGCacagttgtttttcttacaaTTTCAGTTTGCTTCCACTAAGATTATAAAATCAATCGACGAGTAAGAAAatctggatttaaaacaaaaaaacaaaaacaaaaaaacaacttgtaaaGTACTTGATACCACTCCCATCGATTAAGCTGTTTAAATTATAACTATTGACTATAACCTTAATGGGAACGGCACCTTCgtcttaaaacaacacacagactcTAGTTATTGTGATTCAATATGTAATTATTTCATTGTGAATATTAATATCCTGGCTTTAACTACAAATGGTAAAAAAGTTACTAAAAAGTGAATCCATCGACCCTTCCGGCACCATGGACAGCGACACTAAGGCGCTACTGACAGCTGTACACTTGGCTCTAAATactttggagaaaaaacaatgagaaaatggAGAACGAAAGATTAAATATGTCACTCACCAAAGTTGACATTTGAGAACAGTTGCCTGACAGTTGCTTGTCCACCTGCGGTGTATCAGACCCAGCTCCATCCACACTCACTAAACTTTGACTAATCGGGTGCATATATTTCATGTCACTCTTTCTGGAGTCAGTCGTCCTGCACACCTCGTAGTTGTACACGTGTTGGAGAGTCCCTGTCCCCAAAGTGTCTGAGTAACGTGGTGGATAATACGGAATCACGGGGAGACTGGACTGATACAGGATGCGAGACTGTCTCCATCTGTAGATTTTCACCGATATAATAACCACTAAACacgtgatgaagaggaaggaaaccacAGCCAGAGCCAACACCAAGTAAAAAGTCAGGTTGTCATTGTACTCCTTGTCGTGCGGAAAGTCAGTGAACTCCGACAGCACTTCAGGGAAGCTGTCCGCCACCGCCACGTTCACAACGACTGTAGCTGAACGAGAGGGCTGCCCGTTGTCCTCCACTATaacagtcagtctctgtttcacagCATCTTTATCGGTGACTTGGCGGATTGTTCTGATTTCTCCATTCTGTAAGCCCACTTCAAACAGcgccctgtctgtggctttctgcAGTTTATAGGAGAGCCAGGCATTCTGTCCAGAGTCCACATCGACAGCCACCACTTTAGTCACCAGATAGCCCACATCTGCTGAACGAGGCACCATTTCAGCCACCAGAGAGCCCCCGGTCTGGACTGGGTACAGAACCTGAGGGGGGTTGTCGTTCTGGTCCTGGATCAGTATTTTCACAGTCACATTGCTACTGAGTGGAGGAGAACCTCCATCCTGCGCTTTGACGACGAAAACCAGCTCTTTAATTTGCTCATAGTCAAAGGAGCGAACTGCGTGTATCACTCCGCTTTCTGCATTTACTGACACAGAGTGAGAAACTGGAGACCCACCGATATTAGTATCCTCCAGTATATAAGATATACGGGAGTTTTGGTTTTCATCAGGATCTTTAGCCTTAACAGTGAGAAGAGAAACGCCCGGAGAATTATTTTCTACGATAAATGCGTTGTAAACACGTTGTGAAAACACCGGGGCATTATCGTTCACATCTGAGACCTTTAAATGAAACGTTCTTTTTGTTGAGAGAGGAGGCGATCCTGCATCTGTCGCAACAACAGTGATGTTATAGTCTGAAACACTTTCACGATCCAATACAGTGTCTGTTACCAAAGTATAGTAATTTCTCAAATTGGATTTAATCTTGAAAGGCACATTTTCATCTATTCTACAACTGATTTTCCCGTTATCACCTGAATCGAGGtcttttacatttataataCCAATCGTTGTACCAGGAGGGGAGTCCTCTGACACAGGACTAGTGAATGACATGACGCTAATAGTAGGGgcgttgtcattcacatcagttACTTCAATTATCACTTTACTGGCATCTGTCAAACCTCCTTGATCTTTTGCATCGATTCTAAGTTcgtattttttatctttttcataaTCAACAGAACCTGTTATTGAAATTACGCCAGTTTTTTCATCGATCATAAACAAATCACTTAAACCACTATTCagatcagaaaaataatatgtAACAATACTGTTTGACCCGAAATCTGCGTCACTAGCATTAACAGTCGTGACATAAGTATCTCTGGGAGAATTTTCCATCACTGTAGCTTTGTACACAGATTGATTAAATACAGGTGCATTATCATTGATATCAAGAACAGTGACAACTATATTTACTGTGCCAGATCTCTGCGGAGTTCCACCGTCTACGGCTATAAGCTTCAGTGATAGATGAGgatttgtctctctgtctaatGGCTTCTGAAGCACCATCTCTGCGTATTTCTTTCCATCTGCATTAGAGTTCTGTTTTAACACAAAATTGTCATTCTCGGTCAAAAAGTATTCCCTGAGTCCATTAACACCCACATCTGGGTCTTCTGCGCTCGTCAGTGAAAACCGTGAGCCTATATTAGCAGattcactgatttcaaactggaTGCTATTTCTTTTAAACGTGGGCGAGTGATCATTTATGTCTGTTATTTCAACTGTGATTTGATGAAGCTCCATGGGGTTTTCTAAAATCACCTCAAAGCTGAAGCTGCATGGTGTTACGTCTCCACAAAGCCGCTCTCGGTCTATTCTCTCGTTCACGACTAGAATCCCTTTGTCTGTCTTCAGCTCGGTGTACTGGATGCTCTCTCCGGTAACGATACGGGCCCGACCAGAACGGAGCCTTTTCAGATCCAAACCAAGATCTTGTGCTACATTCCCGATTAGGGAGcctttcttcatctcctctggGATTGAATATCGGATATGTCCGCTGACCATATGGATGAAATAAAGAAGGAACAACAGAAGCCTCCAGTTCTGTCCGCAGCCAAAGCGCCATTTTACGCACCGGGTGCAGGGTAGTATTCCACATGCcatagcaaaagaaaaacacgaaGGTACGCTCTACAATGATCCAAGCACGACACTTATCGTGAAAAATACAGCCAACGAACCTCTAAAGGAAAATGGCGTTGTCTTGTTCAGTATACTGTGTATATCTAAGTGAAGACATCAGTTAACGCGAGTCTGTTTTCCTCCAATGTCAGCTCACATTATGTACACttatctccctttctctcatAGGCCACGGAAGCAAGGGAGGGGACTGTGTGGTAATGGTTTAAAGATCATGTTGGATTGACCAACAGCGTCCCTTAGAGTCCAAAACAGGTAACATCATGCAACACTGAATCATTTCTGGGAAAATGTATCACAttggatagaaaaaaaaatatttcatcgCATTGAAATACGAGATCATCTCACCCTGAGTTtagtcaaatgcagttttaagcAATAAGCCCTGAAAAAATGCTGGTGTGTGAATAAAATGAGCACTGTGATACATTTGAAACAGATAAATCACACCAACAAAACCCCCCTACAATTCTATCATGGTTCCGGAAGCGCTGGCGAAGAAAAGGATACGAGTTTTGTGAAGCTATTTGATGTTGAAGGAGAGTAGTGAAGGGGGCATTTTTGATTCTCAGTATATTCATCTGAGTCAAATACAACCACTGTTTATCAGCAATCACGCCTCAATGCACATAAAGAGACTGGAGATCACCAAGCTGTAAAAGTACACTTAAGATGAAATAATCCAACAAGTTGTCAGTCCGCGTTACACAAAAGGCAACTAAGCAATGTGCGTGTGAAATAATAAAACGTCACAGCACAGACTTAGAGGACAGggtgaaaatattttgatgttttgagtGTGAATACTGAAGTAGCATTCTGATCAATCGATGCCAAGTAAGATGCTGCTTATGGTGCCGAAAATGCAGGTATAATGCGTAAGAATTCACCATCAATGCAactaaacacagaaagaaaactaGCGGCACAGAAACGGAGCTACATTATTTAACTCACCTCTAGAGGAGAGTCTGGTTCATCCAGGATGCTCTTTTCACCCTGTAGCCGCTGCATCGTCCCCGTAGAACTGGGGTCCATTATCAACACGTTCTGACTACCAGCTCTGCCGAACTTACAGTCACTCTTTCTGGAGTCAGTCGTCCTGCACACCTCGTAGTTGTACACGTGTTGGAGAGTCCCTGTCCCCAAAGTGTCTGAGTAACGTGGTGGATAATACGGAATCACGGGGAGACTGGACTGATACAGGATGCGAGACTGTCTCCATCTGTAGATTTTCACCGATATAATAACCACTAAACacgtgatgaagaggaaggaaaccacAGCCAGAGCCAACACTAAGTAAAAAGTCAGGTTGTCATTGTACTCCTTGTCGTGCGGAAAGTCAGTGAACTCCGACAGCACTTCAGGGAAGCTGTCCGCCACCGCCACGTTCACAACGACTGTAGCTGAACGAGAGGGCTGCCCGTTGTCCTCCACTATaacagtcagtctctgtttcacagCATCTTTATCGGTGACTTGGCGGATTGTTCTGATTTCTCCATTCTGTAAGCCCACTTCAAACAGcgccctgtctgtggctttctgcAGTTTATAGGAGAGCCAGGCATTCTGTCCAGAGTCCACATCGACAGCCACCACTTTAGTCACCAGATAGCCCACATCTGCTGAACGAGGCACCATTTCAGCCACCAGAGAGCCCCCGGTCTGGACTGGGTACAGAACCTGAGGGGGGTTGTCGTTCTGGTCCTGGATCAGTATTTTCACGGTCACATTGCTACTGAGTGGAGGAGAACCTCCATCCTGCGCTTTGACGACGAAAACCAGCTGTTTAATTTGCTCATAGTCAAAGGAGCGAACTGCGTGTATCACTCCGCTTTCTGCATTTACTGACACAGAGTGAGAAACTGGAGACCCACCGATATTAGTATCCTCCAGTATATAAGATATACGGGAGTTTTGGTTTTCATCAGGATCTTTAGCCTTAACAGTGAGAAGAGAAACGCCCGGAGAATTATTTTCTACGATAAATGCGTTGTAAACACGTTGTGAAAACACTGGAGAATTATCGTTCACATCTGAGACCATTAAATGAAACGTTCTTTTTGTTGAGAGAGGAGGCGATCCTGCATCTGTCGCAACAACAGTGATGTTATAGTCTGAAACACTTTCACGATCCAATACAGTGTCTGTTACCAAAGTATAGTAATTTCTCAAATTGGATTTAATCTTGAAAGGCGCGTTTTGCTCTATTGTACAACTGACTTTCCCGTTATCACCTGAATCGAGGtcttttacatttataataCCAATCGTTGTACCAGGAGGGGAGTCCTCTGACACAGGACTAGTGAATGACATGACATTAATGAAGGGTGGATTATCATTCACGTCAATCACATCCACTATAACTTTACTCGAGTCTGTCAAACCTCCCTGGTCCTTTGCATCAATTCTGAGCTcgtattttttatctttttcataaTCTATCGGGCCGGAAACAGATAACACACCAGAGACTTGATCTATGGACAACAAATCAGCTATATTGCTTTTCACGTTTGAAATTGAGTATGTGATGTAACTATTCGATCCACTATCTGCGTCTGTGGCATTAACAGTAACGATATTAGTGccctttgctgtgttttctatCACAGTGGCCTTATAAACAGACTGGTTGAAAGTAGGCGCATTGTCATTGACATCTAAAActattatgtttatattcacGGTGCCAGATCTCTGTGGATTTCCACCATCTAATGCTATAAGCTTTAAAGATAGACTGGGAACCTCCTCTCTGTCTAACTGCTTCTGAAGCACCATCTCTGCATATTTACTCCCGTCTGGATTTACGTGCTGCTTTAAAACGAAATTATCGTTTGGggttaaaacataattttgtagGCCATTGACGCCAACGTCAAGATCCTCCGCACTGTCCAGCACAAATCGCGCCCCAAGGTTAGCAGACTCGCTTATTTCTAACATAATATCTGTCGTGCTGATGAAAAGAAGGTGAATTATCATTCACATCTAACACTTCAATCGTTATGTGGTGTAGCTCCATGGGGTTTTCTAAAATCACCTCAAAGCTGAAGCTGCACGGCGTCACGTCTCCGCAAAGCTGCTCTCGGTCTATTCTCTCGTTCACGACTAGAATCCCTTTGTCTGTCTTCAGCTCGGTGTACTGGATGCTCTCTCCGGTCACGATACGGGCCCGACCAGAACGGAGCCTCTGCATATCTATTCCAAGGTCCAACGCGACATTCCCAATAAGGGACCCCTTCTTCATCTCTTCTGGGATTGAATAACGTATCTGACCACTGGCAGCATgactgagaaaaaagagaaacgcAACGCTTTGCGACGTCAGTTTGTAGCACAAACGCCATCTTAGAGACCGGCAGGGATATTTTCCGAAATCCATGTTATCATATAAGTGATATGAAAGGATACTGTCCAACGACTTATCGTATTCAATCCAAGGATTAACAATAACCAAATTCAGGTGCagtttatattaataattacCAGCTTCCTTTCTCTCGTAGAAAAAAGTAGAATCTTAGCCAGTCTATCAGAGCCCGTCTCAACGTCGTTCACAGTCTGAAGCATATCCACTCACCACAGAGCAGAATGAAGGAGGGCACCGCCTAAAACACTGTTCAGATTTGATTTTACTTGACCAACAGCGTCCCTTAGAGTCCACTCACTGGATATCAACACAATGAAGGAATATAACTGCAAATTCAATTCCCATATCCACTGAATGCCGCCAACCTCCCAAGTACAATCGCCA from the Xiphias gladius isolate SHS-SW01 ecotype Sanya breed wild chromosome 23, ASM1685928v1, whole genome shotgun sequence genome contains:
- the LOC120785782 gene encoding LOW QUALITY PROTEIN: protocadherin beta-11-like (The sequence of the model RefSeq protein was modified relative to this genomic sequence to represent the inferred CDS: deleted 1 base in 1 codon; substituted 1 base at 1 genomic stop codon) — encoded protein: MDFGKYPCRSLRWRLCYKLTSQSVAFLFFLSHAASGQIRYSIPEEMKKGSLIGNVALDLGIDMQRLRSGRARIVTGESIQYTELKTDKGILVVNERIDREQLCGDVTPCSFSFEVILENPMELHHITIEVLDVNDNSPSFHQHDDIMLEISESANLGARFVLDSAEDLDVGVNGLQNYVLTPNDNFVLKQHVNPDGSKYAEMVLQKQLDREEVPSLSLKLIALDGGNPQRSGTVNINIIVLDVNDNAPTFNQSVYKATVIENTAKGTNIVTVNATDADSGSNSYITYSISNVKSNIADLLSIDQVSGVLSVSGPIDYEKDKKYELRIDAKDQGGLTDSSKVIVDVIDVNDNPPFINVMSFTSPVSEDSPPGTTIGIINVKDLDSGDNGKVSCTIEQNAPFKIKSNLRNYYTLVTDTVLDRESVSDYNITVVATDAGSPPLSTKRTFHLMVSDVNDNSPVFSQRVYNAFIVENNSPGVSLLTVKAKDPDENQNSRISYILEDTNIGGSPVSHSVSVNAESGVIHAVRSFDYEQIKQLVFVVKAQDGGSPPLSSNVTVKILIQDQNDNPPQVLYPVQTGGSLVAEMVPRSADVGYLVTKVVAVDVDSGQNAWLSYKLQKATDRALFEVGLQNGEIRTIRQVTDKDAVKQRLTVIVEDNGQPSRSATVVVNVAVADSFPEVLSEFTDFPHDKEYNDNLTFYLVLALAVVSFLFITCLVVIISVKIYRWRQSRILYQSSLPVIPYYPPRYSDTLGTGTLQHVYNYEVCRTTDSRKSDCKFGRAGSQNVLIMDPSSTGTMQRLQGEKSILDEPDSPLEVSXIM